One window of Desulfovibrio aminophilus genomic DNA carries:
- a CDS encoding YcaO-like family protein — protein MRYELRLMDNVAGVGCFMAHPAQNLSFNDMLDYLREHPLDDFMHQFLLQGMSGHRTRKLEKLIDEVTTGERKGDLVLAALLRETCLAHERFAHLLPRLEGLDPRELAAHTPLIHIRSSLVPDQDLHRQWVRLFQANLAVHAPLPAPDEAGLAMPFAPEDLPAGPAVTAARTRDRLRAEGRLPGPRERRTLEETIALASERLEKVGCILTREMAHKASLSPFSLLRSWLARFRADNGRQDVQFQGMQTAYGRGLSMEAARASYLMEMCERYSSYASFDASGIRGYARDYPLVHGSHAEVSARAEALDPNLLRLEAPYTGQKLWWMAAEMADAKGRRPILIPAQLVFLFCNLDEPALFSALGSTGLASGNTLEEARLAGLCEVLERDAEAVRPFDPARCFRLETDDPQVGKLLDDYAACGIAPWILDTTPEFGVPCWKSIVLGRRGDVNKGMGCGLSGRRALVSGMTETPYPFPGPAGSPAPEGLPARRLEDLPEIGTGSPEGDLLVLEETLIANGYPVIHADLTRKDLGIPVARAIVPGLEIVADFDQFSRLSPRLFANYLRMFEGK, from the coding sequence TGCGGCTGATGGACAACGTCGCCGGAGTGGGCTGCTTCATGGCCCATCCCGCCCAGAACCTGAGCTTCAACGACATGCTGGACTACCTGCGGGAGCATCCCCTGGACGACTTCATGCACCAGTTCCTGCTCCAGGGCATGAGCGGCCACCGCACCCGCAAACTGGAAAAGCTCATCGACGAGGTGACCACGGGCGAACGCAAGGGCGATCTCGTGCTGGCCGCGCTCCTGCGCGAGACCTGCCTGGCCCACGAACGTTTCGCCCACCTCCTGCCCCGGCTGGAGGGCCTCGATCCCCGGGAGCTGGCCGCGCACACCCCGCTCATCCATATCCGTTCGAGCCTCGTGCCGGACCAGGACCTGCACCGCCAGTGGGTCCGGCTGTTCCAGGCCAACCTCGCGGTCCACGCGCCCCTGCCCGCCCCCGACGAGGCGGGACTGGCCATGCCCTTCGCGCCCGAGGACCTGCCCGCCGGACCGGCCGTGACCGCGGCCCGGACCCGCGACCGCCTGCGCGCCGAAGGCCGCCTGCCCGGGCCCCGCGAGCGCCGCACCCTGGAGGAGACCATCGCCCTGGCCTCGGAACGGCTGGAGAAGGTCGGCTGCATCCTGACCCGGGAGATGGCCCACAAGGCGTCCCTGAGCCCTTTCTCCCTGCTGCGCTCCTGGCTGGCGCGCTTCCGCGCGGACAACGGCCGCCAGGACGTCCAGTTCCAGGGCATGCAGACCGCCTACGGCCGGGGCCTGAGCATGGAGGCCGCCCGGGCGTCCTATCTCATGGAGATGTGCGAGCGCTATTCCTCCTACGCGAGTTTCGACGCAAGCGGCATCCGGGGCTATGCCCGGGACTATCCCCTGGTCCACGGCAGCCACGCCGAGGTGTCCGCCCGGGCCGAGGCCCTGGACCCCAACCTGCTGCGCCTGGAGGCCCCCTACACCGGCCAGAAGCTCTGGTGGATGGCGGCCGAGATGGCGGACGCCAAGGGCCGCCGCCCGATCCTCATTCCGGCCCAGCTGGTCTTCCTCTTCTGCAACCTGGACGAGCCCGCCCTGTTCAGCGCCCTGGGCTCCACCGGGCTGGCCTCCGGCAACACCCTGGAGGAGGCGCGGCTGGCCGGGCTCTGCGAGGTCCTGGAGCGCGACGCCGAGGCCGTGCGGCCCTTCGACCCGGCGCGCTGCTTTCGCCTGGAGACGGACGATCCCCAGGTGGGCAAGCTCCTTGATGACTACGCCGCCTGCGGCATCGCGCCCTGGATCCTGGACACGACCCCGGAGTTCGGCGTGCCCTGCTGGAAGTCCATCGTCCTGGGCCGCCGGGGCGACGTGAACAAGGGCATGGGCTGCGGCCTCTCCGGCCGCCGGGCCCTGGTCTCGGGCATGACCGAGACGCCCTATCCCTTCCCGGGTCCGGCCGGATCGCCCGCGCCCGAGGGGCTGCCCGCGCGCCGCCTGGAGGACCTGCCGGAGATCGGCACCGGCAGCCCGGAAGGCGACCTGCTCGTGCTGGAGGAGACCCTCATCGCCAACGGCTATCCGGTGATTCACGCGGACCTGACCCGCAAGGACCTGGGCATCCCGGTGGCCCGGGCCATCGTGCCGGGGCTGGAGATCGTGGCCGACTTCGACCAGTTCTCGCGCCTGAGCCCGAGGCTCTTCGCCAATTATCTGCGGATGTTCGAGGGGAAATGA
- a CDS encoding HD domain-containing phosphohydrolase, giving the protein MLKRIPSQNLRVGMFVVEYGDGSFDRPHVRLGRQLESPADVEAVRRESKEAMVDTALSRIVPDASPSEPEGLSSIPPFLPRGTLGPEPMISLAEELRVARKVYNNSLDFMSRFLRDVKLGRGASVAEAEQLAGEIGSSAARNHKAASSISITRSHGYVTNHSVNVAFLAAALGVRLSLPESHLRTLTLAALLHDVGKALLPDAVLNKPGKLTPEEYALIKRHTQAGRELLAGQHLFSRDVLDAVLDHHESCDGTGYPNGKMGHEINPFANYLSILDVYDALISYRTYRRALTPFQALKFLYANRETRFSAPHLAAFIRFIGIYPVGSFVRLADGCYGLVTDFHEDRPEAPRVKVVFDKRLRPMRPVTVDTAQGNGGARVVELGLHPKDYHLNTELFFP; this is encoded by the coding sequence ATGCTCAAGCGAATACCGTCCCAAAACCTGCGGGTGGGGATGTTCGTCGTGGAGTATGGCGACGGTTCGTTCGACCGCCCCCATGTCCGCCTGGGCCGCCAGCTGGAATCCCCGGCCGACGTGGAAGCCGTGCGCCGGGAGAGCAAGGAGGCCATGGTCGACACGGCCCTGAGCCGCATCGTCCCGGACGCCTCCCCATCCGAGCCCGAAGGGCTTTCCTCCATCCCCCCGTTCCTCCCGCGCGGCACGCTCGGCCCGGAGCCCATGATCTCCCTGGCCGAGGAACTGCGCGTGGCCCGCAAGGTCTACAACAATTCCCTGGACTTCATGAGCCGCTTCCTGCGGGACGTGAAGCTGGGCCGGGGCGCCAGCGTGGCCGAGGCCGAGCAGTTGGCCGGGGAGATCGGATCCAGCGCGGCCCGCAACCACAAGGCCGCCAGCAGCATTTCCATCACCCGCAGCCACGGCTACGTGACCAACCATAGCGTCAACGTGGCCTTCCTGGCGGCCGCCCTGGGCGTGCGGCTGTCCCTGCCCGAGTCCCACCTACGCACCCTGACCCTGGCCGCCCTGCTGCACGACGTGGGCAAGGCCCTGCTGCCCGACGCCGTGCTGAACAAGCCCGGCAAACTCACGCCCGAGGAGTACGCCCTGATCAAGCGCCACACCCAGGCTGGGCGCGAGCTGCTGGCCGGTCAGCACCTCTTTTCGCGGGACGTCCTGGATGCGGTCCTCGACCACCACGAGTCCTGCGACGGCACAGGCTATCCCAACGGCAAAATGGGCCACGAAATCAACCCCTTCGCCAACTACCTGAGCATCCTGGACGTCTACGACGCCCTCATCAGCTACCGCACCTACCGCCGGGCCCTGACGCCGTTCCAGGCCCTGAAGTTCCTCTACGCCAACCGCGAGACGCGCTTCAGCGCGCCGCACCTGGCGGCCTTCATCCGCTTCATCGGCATCTATCCGGTGGGCAGCTTCGTGCGCCTGGCCGACGGCTGCTACGGCCTGGTCACGGATTTCCACGAGGACCGGCCCGAGGCGCCCCGGGTCAAGGTGGTCTTCGACAAGCGCCTGCGGCCCATGCGCCCGGTGACCGTGGACACGGCCCAGGGCAACGGCGGCGCGAGGGTGGTGGAACTGGGGCTGCACCCCAAGGACTACCACCTGAACACGGAACTCTTCTTCCCCTGA
- a CDS encoding cytochrome c3 family protein — MSKRYYPIAAITAVLCLVAVFGYLHIAPAQGTPPRIVLDNAGGRVLFSHGHHADDLGLACGDCHHDGADPANPEACGACHPAAFDATFKATHRTAFKSIDACTRCHASPPKPDQTVTDRPDVSGIPLRADAFHAQCMNCHENMSAGPFGKESCNACHLQRK, encoded by the coding sequence ATGAGCAAACGGTACTATCCCATCGCCGCCATCACGGCGGTCCTGTGCCTGGTGGCCGTTTTCGGCTACCTGCACATCGCCCCGGCCCAGGGCACGCCCCCGCGCATCGTCCTGGACAACGCCGGAGGCCGAGTCCTCTTCAGCCACGGGCACCATGCCGACGATCTCGGCCTGGCCTGCGGCGACTGTCACCACGACGGAGCGGACCCGGCGAACCCCGAGGCCTGCGGCGCATGCCACCCGGCCGCGTTCGACGCCACCTTCAAGGCGACCCACCGGACCGCCTTCAAGAGCATCGACGCCTGCACCCGCTGCCACGCCTCGCCGCCCAAGCCCGACCAGACCGTGACCGACCGGCCCGACGTCTCCGGCATCCCCCTGCGCGCCGACGCCTTCCATGCCCAGTGCATGAACTGCCACGAGAACATGAGCGCGGGGCCGTTCGGCAAGGAAAGCTGCAACGCCTGCCATCTGCAAAGGAAATGA
- a CDS encoding 4Fe-4S dicluster domain-containing protein, producing the protein MRKPTFSLHSPLSAEIIDIPAPDWLNLYVCGYDIQVQRGQKLAEGAGLAKHPKPLGGIVHAPMSGVVDKADFAYVTMKASPTIEPLPPVELPEDADGLREALRTLGVRMDRFMQSREVLVVNGVNPEPTVSVAEQLMRDAQPTLLRGLEAVRRLIQPKRTVLVTATQDQTLPDCETVRVKPVYPNSLADLTVLAATGREKPENAIAVSVMKLWFIGRIMETGRPVTDTVFTLAGKNYRAILGTPLSYILEFAGVPINAGDRLVIGGPMRGYTVYDVDHGLEKGAYAVTVVPKDAFPPMVGDPCINCSECVLHCPARIRPDMIGRYAEYGQFEKTLAYGLASCMECGQCSYWCTARRPLLHYIRFARKELADAANPWPMNGVVH; encoded by the coding sequence ATGCGCAAGCCAACGTTTTCGCTGCACAGCCCCCTGTCCGCCGAGATCATCGACATCCCGGCCCCGGACTGGCTGAACCTCTATGTCTGCGGCTACGACATCCAGGTCCAGCGCGGCCAGAAGCTGGCCGAGGGCGCGGGACTGGCCAAGCACCCCAAGCCCCTGGGCGGCATCGTACACGCGCCCATGAGCGGCGTGGTGGACAAGGCCGACTTCGCCTACGTGACCATGAAGGCGTCGCCCACGATCGAGCCGCTGCCGCCCGTGGAGCTGCCCGAGGACGCCGACGGCCTGCGCGAGGCCCTGCGGACCCTCGGGGTGCGCATGGACCGCTTCATGCAGAGCCGCGAGGTCCTGGTCGTCAACGGGGTCAACCCCGAGCCCACGGTGTCCGTGGCCGAGCAGCTCATGCGAGACGCCCAGCCCACGCTGCTGCGCGGGCTGGAGGCCGTGCGCAGGCTCATCCAGCCCAAGCGCACCGTCCTGGTCACCGCCACCCAGGACCAGACCCTGCCGGACTGCGAGACGGTGCGGGTCAAACCGGTCTATCCCAACTCCCTGGCCGACCTGACGGTGCTCGCCGCCACGGGCCGGGAGAAGCCGGAGAACGCCATCGCGGTGAGCGTGATGAAGCTCTGGTTCATCGGCCGGATCATGGAAACCGGCCGTCCGGTGACGGACACGGTGTTCACCCTGGCGGGCAAGAACTACCGCGCCATCCTCGGCACGCCGCTGTCCTACATCCTGGAGTTCGCGGGCGTGCCCATCAACGCGGGCGACCGCCTGGTGATCGGCGGCCCCATGCGCGGCTACACGGTCTACGACGTGGACCACGGCCTGGAGAAGGGCGCCTACGCCGTGACCGTGGTGCCCAAGGACGCCTTTCCCCCAATGGTCGGCGATCCCTGCATCAACTGCAGCGAGTGCGTCCTGCACTGTCCGGCGCGCATCCGGCCGGACATGATCGGCCGCTACGCCGAGTACGGCCAGTTCGAGAAGACCCTGGCCTACGGCCTGGCCTCCTGCATGGAGTGCGGCCAGTGCTCCTACTGGTGCACGGCGCGCCGCCCCCTGCTGCACTACATCCGCTTCGCCCGCAAGGAGCTGGCCGACGCGGCCAACCCCTGGCCCATGAACGGAGTGGTCCATTGA
- a CDS encoding RnfABCDGE type electron transport complex subunit D, whose product MAALVVKPHAITQIRLTVGPPSHWRCGRTLGSLMALSCLALLPALGMGVWRYGLDAARVAALAGAVAVISEILLEKLAGREVDVDNGTALFHGLLLAMLLPATAPWWLVVAGGFCTIALGRTVFGGFGSNPFCPPLIGWAVCEVSWPKYMDLDLMLAHWPTPDPLAQLKYLGAAAVDHLPLADLFLGNQLGALGAAQGAALLAGGLFLIASGRLRPHIPLAFLTGVAAMAAVFHGLDPLAQAGPLFHLCTGSVLLGAFFLAPDPGSSPSGHWAMLLYGFLAGVLVLVIRQWGIYPDGAPFAILLANLLAPLLDRIRPKFFGGRRHA is encoded by the coding sequence ATGGCTGCCCTTGTCGTAAAACCACACGCCATCACCCAGATCCGCCTCACGGTCGGTCCGCCGTCCCACTGGCGCTGCGGCCGGACCCTGGGGTCGCTCATGGCCCTCTCCTGCCTGGCCCTGCTCCCGGCCCTGGGCATGGGCGTCTGGCGCTACGGCCTGGACGCCGCCCGCGTGGCGGCCCTGGCCGGCGCAGTGGCCGTGATCAGCGAAATCCTGCTGGAGAAGCTGGCCGGACGCGAGGTGGACGTGGACAACGGCACGGCCCTCTTCCACGGCCTGCTCCTGGCCATGCTCCTGCCCGCCACGGCCCCCTGGTGGCTCGTGGTCGCGGGCGGCTTCTGCACCATCGCCCTGGGGCGCACGGTCTTCGGCGGCTTCGGCTCCAACCCCTTCTGCCCGCCGCTCATCGGCTGGGCCGTGTGCGAGGTCTCCTGGCCCAAATACATGGACCTCGACCTCATGCTCGCCCACTGGCCCACCCCGGACCCGCTGGCCCAGCTCAAGTACCTGGGCGCCGCGGCCGTCGACCACCTGCCCCTGGCCGACCTCTTCCTGGGCAACCAGTTGGGCGCGCTCGGCGCTGCCCAGGGGGCGGCCCTGCTGGCGGGCGGCCTGTTCCTGATCGCCTCCGGCCGCCTGCGGCCGCACATCCCCCTGGCCTTCCTGACCGGCGTGGCGGCCATGGCCGCCGTGTTCCACGGCCTGGACCCCCTGGCCCAGGCGGGCCCCCTGTTCCACCTCTGCACCGGCTCGGTGCTGCTAGGCGCCTTCTTCCTGGCCCCGGACCCCGGCTCCTCGCCCTCGGGCCACTGGGCCATGCTCCTCTACGGCTTCCTGGCCGGAGTCCTGGTCCTGGTCATCCGCCAGTGGGGCATCTATCCGGACGGCGCGCCCTTCGCCATCCTGCTGGCCAACCTCCTGGCCCCGCTCCTGGACCGCATCCGGCCGAAGTTCTTCGGAGGCAGACGCCATGCGTGA
- the rnfG gene encoding RnfABCDGE type electron transport complex subunit G → MREIIKMIVVLSLIGTASGFTLASLKEATRTRIEEQVLTFVQGPALAAVLPEHENNPIADRRKMALPDGSQVTVYPALSGGKLVALGIEGHGPGYGGNVGVMVSFDPGRDVVQAIGVTTHSETPGLGTRVFQPAVTARYKDHALTGLDLKNKGGDIDAVSGATYSSTGMVMAVRKAAEAYTAIKPGALAAWPR, encoded by the coding sequence ATGCGTGAAATCATCAAGATGATCGTGGTCCTGTCGCTCATCGGCACGGCCTCGGGCTTCACCCTGGCCTCGCTCAAGGAGGCCACCCGGACCCGGATCGAGGAACAGGTGCTGACCTTCGTGCAGGGGCCGGCCCTGGCCGCCGTGCTCCCCGAGCATGAGAACAACCCCATCGCCGACCGCCGCAAGATGGCCCTGCCCGACGGCTCGCAGGTCACGGTCTATCCGGCGCTCTCCGGCGGCAAGCTGGTGGCCCTGGGCATCGAGGGCCACGGCCCGGGCTACGGTGGCAACGTCGGCGTGATGGTCTCCTTCGATCCGGGCCGCGACGTGGTCCAGGCCATCGGCGTGACCACCCATTCCGAGACCCCGGGACTGGGCACCCGCGTGTTCCAGCCCGCGGTGACCGCCCGCTACAAGGACCACGCCCTGACCGGACTCGACCTCAAGAACAAGGGCGGCGACATCGACGCCGTGTCCGGGGCGACCTACTCCTCCACGGGCATGGTCATGGCCGTGCGCAAGGCCGCCGAGGCATACACCGCAATCAAGCCGGGCGCCCTGGCCGCCTGGCCGCGCTGA
- the rsxE gene encoding electron transport complex subunit RsxE yields MGRAVKEFTKGLWRELPPFRIVLGLCPTLAVTTSAKNGLGMGCAVIFVLVVSNFLVALLRKVIPSKVRIACFILVAATVVVAVELLMQAYTYPLYLELGIFVPLIVVNCIILGRAEAFASRNPIFLSVLDGLGMGLGFTMSLTFLGGLRELIGAGTIFGKIVTWSSFEPMTILVKAPGAFICLGLILAGMNALNRWNAKRHENEPPRALEAVSSCSTCGSCKLCSRD; encoded by the coding sequence ATGGGACGCGCCGTCAAGGAATTCACCAAGGGACTGTGGCGGGAACTGCCGCCGTTCCGCATCGTGCTCGGCCTCTGTCCGACCCTGGCCGTGACCACCAGCGCCAAGAACGGCCTGGGCATGGGTTGCGCGGTGATCTTCGTGCTCGTGGTCTCCAACTTCCTGGTGGCCCTGCTGCGCAAGGTCATCCCCTCGAAGGTCCGCATCGCCTGCTTCATCCTCGTCGCGGCCACGGTGGTGGTGGCGGTGGAGCTGCTCATGCAGGCGTACACCTACCCGCTCTATCTTGAGCTCGGCATCTTCGTGCCGCTCATCGTGGTCAACTGCATCATCCTGGGCCGCGCCGAGGCCTTCGCCTCGCGCAACCCGATCTTCCTCTCGGTGTTGGACGGGCTCGGAATGGGCCTGGGCTTCACCATGTCGCTGACCTTCCTGGGCGGCCTGCGCGAGCTCATCGGAGCGGGCACCATCTTCGGCAAGATCGTGACCTGGTCGAGCTTCGAGCCCATGACCATCCTGGTCAAGGCGCCCGGCGCGTTCATCTGCCTGGGCCTCATCCTGGCCGGAATGAACGCGCTCAACCGCTGGAACGCCAAGCGCCACGAGAACGAGCCGCCGCGGGCCCTGGAGGCCGTCAGCTCGTGCTCGACCTGCGGCAGCTGCAAGTTGTGCTCCCGGGACTAG
- a CDS encoding electron transport complex protein RnfA: MEYFLLIISAVFINNIVLVQYLGTCPFLGTSKSTDVALGMGGAVIFVTGMAVALTWPIQKMLLEPYGLDYLRTIVFILVIASLVQFVEMFLKKMVPPLYRALGLYLPLITTNCAVLGSALLVQKNSYGFTKSVVFGLATGVGFTLALVIISSIRERFDISPIPHVFRGVPIALITAGLMSLAFLAFTGMAS, from the coding sequence ATGGAATACTTCCTGCTCATCATCTCGGCGGTGTTCATCAACAACATCGTCCTGGTGCAATACCTCGGAACCTGCCCCTTCCTCGGCACCTCCAAGTCCACGGACGTGGCCCTGGGCATGGGCGGGGCGGTGATCTTCGTCACCGGCATGGCCGTGGCCCTGACCTGGCCGATCCAGAAGATGCTCCTGGAGCCCTACGGCCTGGACTATCTCCGCACCATCGTCTTCATCCTGGTCATCGCCTCCCTGGTGCAGTTCGTGGAAATGTTCCTGAAGAAGATGGTCCCGCCCCTGTATCGGGCCCTGGGCCTCTACCTCCCGCTCATCACCACCAACTGCGCGGTGCTCGGCTCGGCCCTGCTGGTGCAGAAGAACTCCTACGGCTTCACCAAGTCCGTGGTCTTCGGCCTGGCCACCGGCGTGGGCTTCACCCTGGCCCTGGTGATCATCTCGTCCATCCGCGAGCGGTTCGACATCTCCCCCATCCCCCACGTCTTCCGGGGAGTGCCCATCGCGCTCATCACGGCGGGTCTCATGTCGCTCGCCTTCCTGGCCTTCACCGGCATGGCTTCGTAA
- a CDS encoding RnfABCDGE type electron transport complex subunit B, producing MVTTSVLVVFGLSLAAALLLAAASKIFSVKEDPRVAEVEGVMPGANCGGCGYPGCSAAAAAVVAGEAPPEVCVAGGMDVAEAIAKVMGLAVAYKEPKVASLICSGGDRARQMFAYEGVRDCRAEAMLYGGEKTCGMGCIGMGSCVRACPFGAVRLGEEGLPIVNKALCRSCGKCAEVCPTGAIRITSFSASLLHVNKLDDCLAPCMQKCPVQLDVRTFIQQIKSGDYRAALLTLKNRNPLPAIVGRVCPHPCEDICRRKLVDEGVAINTLERFVSDWEMHSGQRVPIHCGPDTGIKIAIVGGGPSGLSCAYFLRRLGHHPVIFESRAEAGGLLRYAVPEFRLPRHVVDWEVQGILDLGVELRTYMTLGREFTLQDLEDQDFKAVFLATGAWTTPLLDIPGADARNIQGGVEFLTGIGSLWSSLRNQSVVIIGDTNTALDCARAVARMGARRTVVLSPNIQRKMAANKEEVERAKEIGAEVLFQTLPVSIVTDGSGRGTKVWFQRCRYKDQEKAAGDIIPLPDTDEIIEDVDLIIAATDRKPDLTPYGEASGLEGLKRSRSGTLEGDDTTMGTNLPNVFVGGELRRGRSIVMEAVTDGRRAARSIHLFVTSGDVARPVEPQVRVIPESILKDMRVKYTIPRVIAPEIPVDMRRQHFTMEVRRGIQEREAIKESSRCLRCGLTCYDAEAGFEFAGDRDVKPHPGSRKEQGNA from the coding sequence ATGGTCACCACTTCGGTTCTGGTCGTGTTCGGTCTCAGTCTGGCGGCGGCCCTGCTCCTGGCCGCGGCCTCCAAGATATTCTCGGTCAAGGAAGACCCGCGCGTGGCCGAGGTCGAGGGCGTGATGCCCGGGGCCAACTGCGGCGGCTGCGGCTATCCCGGCTGCTCAGCGGCGGCCGCCGCCGTGGTGGCGGGCGAGGCCCCGCCCGAGGTCTGCGTGGCGGGCGGCATGGACGTGGCCGAGGCCATCGCCAAGGTCATGGGTCTGGCCGTGGCCTACAAGGAGCCCAAGGTCGCCTCGCTCATCTGCTCCGGCGGCGACCGGGCGCGCCAGATGTTCGCCTACGAGGGCGTGCGCGACTGCCGCGCCGAGGCCATGCTCTACGGCGGCGAGAAGACCTGCGGCATGGGCTGCATCGGCATGGGCTCCTGCGTCCGGGCCTGCCCCTTCGGGGCCGTGCGCCTCGGCGAGGAAGGCCTGCCCATCGTGAACAAGGCGCTCTGCCGTTCCTGCGGCAAATGCGCCGAGGTCTGCCCCACCGGAGCCATCCGCATCACGAGCTTCTCGGCCAGCCTGCTGCACGTGAACAAGCTCGACGACTGCCTGGCCCCCTGCATGCAGAAGTGCCCGGTGCAGCTCGACGTGCGGACCTTCATCCAACAGATCAAGAGCGGCGACTACCGGGCCGCCCTGCTGACGCTCAAGAACCGCAACCCGCTGCCGGCCATCGTGGGCCGCGTCTGCCCCCACCCCTGCGAAGACATCTGCCGCCGCAAGCTGGTGGACGAGGGCGTGGCCATCAACACCTTGGAGCGGTTCGTGTCCGACTGGGAGATGCACTCCGGCCAGCGCGTGCCCATCCACTGCGGCCCGGACACCGGGATCAAGATCGCCATCGTGGGCGGCGGCCCCTCGGGCCTGTCCTGCGCCTACTTCCTGCGCCGCCTGGGCCACCACCCGGTGATCTTCGAATCCCGGGCCGAGGCGGGCGGCCTGCTGCGCTACGCCGTGCCGGAGTTCCGCCTGCCCCGCCACGTGGTGGACTGGGAGGTCCAGGGCATCCTGGACCTGGGCGTGGAGTTGCGCACCTACATGACCCTGGGCCGCGAGTTCACGCTCCAGGATTTGGAGGACCAAGACTTCAAGGCCGTGTTCCTGGCCACCGGCGCCTGGACCACCCCGCTCCTGGACATCCCCGGCGCGGACGCCCGCAACATCCAGGGCGGCGTGGAGTTCCTCACCGGCATCGGCTCGCTCTGGTCCTCGCTGCGCAACCAGAGCGTGGTCATCATCGGCGATACGAACACGGCCCTGGACTGCGCCCGCGCCGTGGCCCGCATGGGCGCGCGCCGCACCGTGGTCCTCTCACCGAACATCCAGCGCAAGATGGCCGCCAACAAGGAAGAGGTCGAGCGGGCCAAGGAGATCGGGGCCGAGGTGCTCTTCCAGACCCTGCCCGTGTCCATCGTCACCGACGGCTCGGGCCGAGGCACCAAGGTCTGGTTCCAACGCTGCCGCTACAAGGACCAGGAAAAGGCCGCCGGCGACATCATCCCCCTGCCGGACACCGACGAGATCATCGAGGACGTGGACCTCATCATCGCGGCCACGGACCGCAAGCCCGACCTGACCCCCTACGGCGAGGCCAGCGGATTGGAGGGTCTGAAACGCAGCCGCTCCGGCACCCTGGAAGGCGACGACACGACCATGGGGACCAACCTGCCGAACGTCTTCGTGGGCGGCGAGCTGCGCCGGGGCCGCTCCATCGTGATGGAGGCCGTGACCGACGGCCGCCGGGCCGCCCGCTCCATCCATCTCTTCGTGACCAGCGGCGATGTGGCCCGCCCGGTGGAACCCCAGGTCCGCGTCATCCCCGAGAGCATCCTCAAGGACATGCGCGTGAAATACACCATCCCCCGCGTCATCGCCCCGGAAATCCCCGTGGACATGCGGCGGCAGCACTTCACCATGGAGGTGCGCCGGGGCATCCAGGAGCGCGAGGCGATCAAGGAGTCCAGCCGCTGCCTGCGCTGCGGCCTGACCTGCTATGACGCCGAGGCCGGATTCGAATTCGCCGGAGACCGGGACGTGAAGCCCCATCCCGGCTCCCGCAAGGAGCAAGGCAATGCCTGA
- a CDS encoding FAD:protein FMN transferase, giving the protein MPDAILTRRQFLRAGGLLGLGLTLAPTLAAAEIAATERLRVERTRFLMGTFVTMTVVNPSQDRAEEAIEAAFAEMERLRGILDRHRDDTPLSHLNRHGSLRDAPPELSFLVERALRTRDVAQGAFDPTVLPLVTLLKDRAGRAPGDPGPSRAEIREVLDLVDAGAVGLDSGTVRLGRQGMSLTLDGIAKGYIVDRASETLRRFGAADHLVNAGGDIRASGGPKPGRPWSVAVEDPERRGRYPSVILLREGAVATSGSYEAPIGPSGKLHHIVDPRTGGCPRQITSVSVAAPSAMEADALATALFVLPPGQALATADALPGRACLLISSSGAQARSRDWAAFEKA; this is encoded by the coding sequence ATGCCTGACGCCATCCTCACCCGCCGTCAGTTCCTCCGCGCCGGAGGCCTCCTGGGCCTGGGCCTGACCCTGGCCCCGACCCTGGCCGCGGCCGAAATCGCCGCAACCGAACGCCTGCGCGTGGAGCGGACCCGTTTTCTCATGGGCACCTTCGTGACCATGACCGTCGTGAACCCATCGCAGGACCGGGCCGAAGAGGCCATCGAGGCGGCCTTCGCCGAGATGGAGCGCCTCCGCGGCATCCTGGATCGCCACCGCGACGACACCCCCCTGTCCCACCTGAACCGGCATGGATCGCTCCGGGACGCCCCCCCGGAGCTGTCGTTCCTGGTGGAACGGGCGTTGCGGACGCGCGACGTCGCCCAGGGAGCATTCGACCCTACGGTGCTCCCGCTGGTGACCCTGCTCAAGGACCGGGCCGGCCGAGCCCCCGGCGATCCCGGTCCCTCCCGCGCCGAAATCCGCGAGGTCCTCGATCTCGTGGACGCCGGGGCGGTCGGTCTCGATTCCGGGACCGTTCGCCTCGGCCGGCAGGGCATGAGCCTGACCCTGGACGGCATCGCCAAGGGCTACATCGTGGACCGCGCTTCGGAGACCCTGCGGCGCTTCGGCGCGGCGGATCATCTCGTCAACGCCGGCGGCGACATCCGGGCCTCCGGCGGGCCGAAGCCCGGCCGCCCCTGGAGCGTGGCCGTGGAGGATCCCGAGCGGCGCGGCCGCTACCCCTCGGTCATCCTCCTGCGCGAGGGTGCGGTGGCCACCTCGGGCAGCTACGAGGCTCCCATCGGCCCCTCCGGCAAGCTCCACCACATCGTGGACCCGCGCACCGGCGGCTGTCCCCGACAGATCACCAGCGTCTCCGTGGCCGCCCCCTCGGCCATGGAGGCCGACGCCCTGGCCACGGCCCTCTTCGTCCTGCCCCCGGGACAGGCCCTGGCCACGGCGGACGCCCTCCCCGGGCGGGCCTGCCTCCTGATCTCCTCCTCGGGAGCTCAGGCCCGTTCTCGGGATTGGGCCGCCTTTGAGAAGGCCTGA